The Panulirus ornatus isolate Po-2019 chromosome 32, ASM3632096v1, whole genome shotgun sequence genome includes a window with the following:
- the LOC139759333 gene encoding cuticle protein 6-like yields the protein MNSLTVLFVVAVTVCSGAQLPWYQGLYGAYPGLHSWYRSGLPLMTQPATETMAPVPMAYNMAPFASMAPIHSQYNARDEFGQYSFGYNGGFNNRAEVRDAFGNVQGSYNYVDSDGKVQTQHYVADAMGFRVSGTNLPEATAPEFLDYAADVAAARAEHMAAHEAAAAPAPMPEPKYIDYTPEVAAARAEHQTAHEEAAAAAAV from the exons ATGAACTCTCTG ACAGTACTTTTTGTTGTGGCAGTTACCGTGTGCAGCGGTGCCCAGCTGCCATGGTATCAAGGACTCTATGGTGCGTACCCCGGTCTCCACTCATGGTACAGAAGTGGTCTGCCACTCATGACACAACCCGCCACTGAGACTATGGCTCCCGTACCTATGGCTTACAACATGGCTCCCTTCGCCTCCATGGCACCTATCCATTCCCAGTACAATGCTCGCGACGAATTTGGCCAGTACTCCTTCGGCTACAACGGTGGCTTCAACAATCGCGCTGAGGTCCGTGACGCCTTCGGCAATGTGCAGGGATCATACAACTACGTGGATTCTGACGGCAAGGTGCAGACCCAGCACTACGTAGCCGATGCCATGGGCTTCCGTGTGTCCGGCACCAACCTGCCTGAGGCTACCGCCCCTGAATTCCTCGACTACGCTGCCGATGTGGCCGCCGCTAGGGCCGAACACATGGCCGCTCATGAAGCCGCAGCTGCTCCCGCTCCCATGCCCGAACCCAAGTACATTGACTACACTCCAGAGGTCGCCGCCGCCAGGGCCGAACACCAGACAGCTCACGAGGAAgccgcagctgctgctgctgtctaa
- the LOC139759334 gene encoding cuticle protein 6-like yields MNSLTVLFVVAVTVCSGAQLPWYQGLYGAYPGLHSWYRSGMPLMTQPATETMAPVPMAYNMAPFASMAPIHSQYNARDEFGQYSFGYNGGFNNRAEVRDAFGNVQGSYNYVDSDGKVQTQHYVADAMGFRVSGTNLPEATAPEFLDYAADVAAARAEHMAAHEAAAAPAPMPEPKYIDYTPEVAAARAEHQTAHEEAAAAAAV; encoded by the exons ATGAACTCTCTG ACAGTACTTTTTGTTGTGGCAGTTACCGTGTGCAGCGGTGCCCAGCTGCCATGGTATCAAGGACTCTATGGTGCGTACCCCGGTCTCCACTCATGGTACAGAAGTGGTATGCCACTCATGACACAACCCGCCACTGAGACTATGGCTCCCGTACCTATGGCTTACAACATGGCTCCCTTCGCCTCCATGGCACCTATCCATTCCCAGTACAATGCTCGCGACGAATTTGGCCAGTACTCCTTCGGCTACAACGGTGGCTTCAACAATCGCGCTGAGGTCCGTGACGCCTTCGGCAATGTGCAGGGATCATACAACTACGTGGATTCTGACGGCAAGGTGCAGACCCAGCACTACGTAGCCGATGCCATGGGCTTCCGTGTGTCCGGCACCAACCTGCCTGAGGCTACCGCCCCTGAATTCCTCGACTACGCTGCCGATGTGGCCGCCGCTAGGGCCGAACACATGGCCGCTCATGAAGCCGCAGCTGCTCCCGCTCCCATGCCCGAACCCAAGTACATTGACTACACTCCAGAGGTCGCCGCCGCCAGGGCCGAACACCAGACAGCTCACGAGGAAgccgcagctgctgctgctgtctaa